One part of the Agreia sp. COWG genome encodes these proteins:
- the ilvD gene encoding dihydroxy-acid dehydratase — translation MKPRSRDVTDGIEATTSRGMLRAVGMGDEDWDKPQIGIASSWNEITPCNLSLDRLAQGAKEGVHSGGGYPLQFGTISVSDGISMGHEGMHFSLVSREVIADSVETVVNAERLDGTVLLAGCDKSLPGMIMAAARLDLAAVFLYAGSVMPGHVKLSDGIEKTVTIVDSFEAVGACRAGTMSKEDLKRIECAIVPGEGACGGMFTANTMASVAEALGMSLPGSASPPSADRRRDYYAHRSGEAVVNLLKHGITARHILTREAFENAVAVAMALGGSTNVVLHLLAIAHEAEVDLTLDDFNRIGSKVPHIADMKPFGRFVMSDMDHQGGIPVVMKALLNAGLLHGNALTVTGKTIAENLAEINPPDPDGEVLRPLNAPLHHSGGLTILRGTLAADGAVVKTAGFDAETFEGPARVFDRERAAMDALANQTIQKGDVVVIRYEGPKGGPGMREMLAITAAIKGAGLGKDVLLLTDGRFSGGTTGLCIGHVAPEAADGGPIAFIHDGDRIRVNIAARTLDLLVEKSELEQRYLKWEPLPPKYSRGVLAKYIKLVGSAAGGAITG, via the coding sequence ATGAAACCTCGATCCCGCGACGTGACAGACGGGATCGAAGCGACGACCTCTCGTGGCATGCTTCGTGCCGTCGGCATGGGGGATGAAGACTGGGATAAACCCCAGATCGGTATCGCGTCGTCATGGAACGAAATCACCCCCTGCAACCTCTCCCTCGATCGACTCGCCCAGGGCGCGAAAGAAGGAGTCCATTCCGGAGGCGGATACCCGCTGCAGTTCGGCACAATTTCCGTTTCCGACGGCATCTCCATGGGCCACGAAGGAATGCACTTCTCCCTCGTGTCGCGCGAAGTCATCGCCGACAGCGTCGAGACCGTCGTCAACGCCGAACGCCTGGACGGCACGGTTCTCTTAGCCGGCTGTGACAAATCGCTACCAGGCATGATTATGGCCGCAGCGCGGCTCGATCTCGCAGCCGTCTTCCTCTACGCCGGATCAGTCATGCCCGGACACGTGAAACTCTCCGACGGCATCGAGAAAACCGTCACCATCGTTGATTCCTTCGAAGCCGTCGGAGCGTGCCGGGCCGGAACGATGAGCAAAGAAGACCTCAAGAGAATTGAGTGCGCCATCGTCCCTGGCGAAGGCGCATGCGGGGGCATGTTCACCGCGAACACCATGGCCAGCGTGGCCGAAGCGCTCGGCATGTCACTCCCCGGATCCGCCTCACCTCCCTCCGCCGACCGGCGCCGCGACTACTACGCGCACCGCTCCGGCGAAGCCGTGGTGAATCTACTCAAGCACGGCATCACAGCACGGCACATCCTCACCCGCGAGGCATTCGAAAACGCCGTCGCCGTCGCCATGGCACTCGGAGGCTCAACCAACGTCGTCCTACACCTGCTCGCGATCGCGCACGAAGCCGAGGTAGACCTGACCCTCGACGACTTCAACCGAATCGGCTCGAAGGTTCCCCACATCGCCGACATGAAACCCTTCGGCCGGTTCGTCATGTCCGACATGGATCACCAAGGCGGGATCCCCGTCGTCATGAAAGCGCTGCTGAACGCCGGACTTCTCCACGGGAACGCCCTCACCGTGACCGGAAAAACAATTGCCGAAAATCTCGCCGAGATCAACCCGCCAGACCCCGACGGGGAAGTCCTCCGACCCCTGAACGCACCGCTCCATCACTCCGGAGGCCTCACCATCCTCCGCGGCACCCTCGCAGCAGACGGCGCCGTCGTAAAAACCGCCGGCTTCGACGCCGAGACCTTCGAAGGGCCCGCCCGGGTGTTCGACCGGGAGCGAGCAGCGATGGACGCCCTCGCCAACCAGACCATCCAAAAAGGCGACGTCGTTGTGATCCGGTACGAAGGACCCAAGGGCGGACCCGGAATGCGAGAAATGCTGGCCATCACCGCAGCCATCAAAGGAGCGGGACTCGGAAAAGACGTGCTGCTACTGACCGACGGACGATTCTCCGGTGGCACCACAGGGCTGTGCATCGGGCACGTCGCACCGGAAGCCGCCGACGGCGGACCCATCGCGTTCATCCACGACGGAGACAGAATCCGCGTCAATATCGCAGCCCGCACACTCGACCTCCTCGTCGAGAAGTCCGAGCTCGAACAGCGCTACCTCAAATGGGAACCACTCCCACCCAAATACTCGCGCGGAGTCCTCGCCAAGTACATAAAACTCGTCGGATCCGCCGCCGGCGGCGCCATCACGGGCTAA